One Lepus europaeus isolate LE1 chromosome 7, mLepTim1.pri, whole genome shotgun sequence DNA segment encodes these proteins:
- the LOC133762930 gene encoding peptidyl-prolyl cis-trans isomerase FKBP1A-like — protein MGVQVETISPGDGRTFPKRGQTCVVHYTGMLEDGKKFDSSLDRNKPFKFMLGKQEVSRGWEEGVAQMSVGQRAKLTISPDYAYGATGHPGILPPHATLVFDVELLKLE, from the coding sequence atgggagtgcaggtggagaCCATCTCCCCCGGAGACGGGCGCACCTTCCCGAAGCGCGGCCAGACCTGCGTGGTGCACTACACCGGGATGCTTGAAGATGGAAAGAAATTCGATTCCTCCCTGGACAGGAACAAGCCCTTTAAGTTTATGCTGGGCAAGCAGGAGGTGAGCCGAGGCTGGGAAGAAGGGGTCGCCCAGATGAGTGTGGGTCAGAGAGCCAAACTGACCATCTCCCCAGACTATGCCTATGGTGCCACTGGGCACCCAGGCATCCTCCCACCACATGCCACTCTCGTCTTCGATGTGGAGCTTCTAAAACTGGAATGA
- the LOC133763246 gene encoding steroid transmembrane transporter SLC22A24-like → MKLEKKENPIAGARVYHVEEFVARLHQRAEALLKLCCAVSSQWDLVCESQSQKSVVQTLFMSGSLLGSLIFGYLSDRYGRKGVYTWCLLQTAIMDTCATFAPIFLIFCILRFLAGFSIIIVLSNSTILASEWASPKSQHIGVTLMLCAHSVGQILLGGLAFAIRDWHTLHLTVSIPLFVLSLLSRYIHELFENHSIALNACIRNLCVEQAPSVGID, encoded by the exons ATGAAATTGGAGAAGAAGGAGAACCCCATAGCAGGAGCTCGTGTGTATCATGTGGAGGAGTTTGTGGCCAGGCTCCACCAAAGGGCTGAAGCTCTCCTAAAACTCTGCTGTGCTGTTTCCTCCCAGTGGGACCTCGTCTGTGAGTCTCAATCACAAAAATCAGTGGTTCAAACCCTGTTCATGAGTGGGTCGCTGCTGGGAAGTCTGATATTTGGCTATCTTTCAGACAG GTATGGAAGGAAGGGGGTTTACACATGGTGTCTCCTCCAGACGGCCATCATGGACACCTGTGCCACCTTTGCTCCCATCTTCCTCATCTTCTGCATTCTACGCTTCTTGGCTGGATTTTCTATCATAATTGTTTTGTCCAACTCTACCATTCTTG cATCAGAGTGGGCATCACCCAAGTCACAACATATAGGAGTAACACTGATGTTATGTGCCCACAGTGTTGGGCAGATACTCTTGGGAGGATTAGCTTTTGCCATTCGAGACTGGCACACACTGCATCTGACTGTGTCTATACCCTTGTTTGTCCTCTCCTTGCTCTCCAG GTatatacatgaactttttgaaaaccattcTATTGCCTTGAATGCTTGTATCAGAAATTTGTGTGTTGAGCAAGCTCCTTCTGTAGGCATAGATTAA